The Rufibacter sp. DG15C region CTCCGTTATTATTGACAGGATGCAACAGGCGGGTTTTCTATGCGCCGAACTGGAGGACTAAATCAGAACGGGTTCAGGTGTAACTTGTAAAGAAGCCTGCACCTTGGCAATGATGTCGCTTACTTGTTCTTTCAGGCTTTCAGGCTCCAGAATCTGGGCGCAGTCCCCGAACATGAGGAACCACCTGGCAAAGCCTTCGCAGTGGGGCTCTGTCAGGAAGGTCATCACCACGTAGTCGCCGTCTGGTTTTTCAGAGGTGAACCCGTAATACGTGCGGCTGGTCTGGATGTACTTTGCAAATTGCTTCTCTACCCGTAAGACCACTTTCATTTTCTCAGAAAGGGCTTTCGGCTTTCTATAATCAGATAACGGACCGTGCTCTTTGCTAAAGGGGCGGTCCGTTAATTTTATCTGCAGCATGCGGTCTGTCCTGAACTGCCGGTAATCTGCACGCAGGTGACAGTAGCCCATGATGTACCAAAAATTGTTTTCATGGAACAAGCCCACGGGCTCTATGAGGCGCTCAGTAGGTTCCTCAGAACTGAAGGCCTGGTACTGCATAGCCACCTGCTTTTTCTCGGCCATACTATCCAATAGCACATCCAGAGCATGGGGGGTGTGCTGATTGAAAAGCTGGGTAGAGGCGTCTACCCAAATCTGAGCTTCAAGTGTTGCCACCCGGTCTTTGGCACTGCCCCGCAGCACAGATTTAACTTTGTACATGGCAGACTCAAAATGCGCGCCTAATGCTTTGTCGCTGAACTTCTGCATCAGCTTCTCTGCCGCTACAAAACTGCCGGCTTCTTCATGGGTGAACATGACGGGCGGCAAGCGGTAACCTTCCAGTAAGGAGTAACCCACGCCTGCCTCGCCGGTGACGGGCACGCCTGAGGCTTCCAGGGACCGGATGTCGCGGTACACGGTGCGCAGGCTTACCTGAAAGCGGTCGGCCAGTTCCTGGGCTTTGACTGTGCGGCCTGACTGCAAATGCTGCAACATGGCCACGATGCGGTCAAAACGGTTGAGGGCTTCATTGTCCATAATCTAGAGGCGTTGGCTTGTTAAACTTACCAAAAATCAGAGTAGCATGTAGCCGGAAGAGCGGGTCCTTAGCAATTATTATAACGTTGCCGTTTTTGGGGTGTTTTCCAGAAATGAGGCCAAAAACGCCAACTCGTTTTTAAGTGCTTCGTTCATAAGGCTCTATACTATTGCAAACTGAACGACTATGACCGAAGAGACCACATTACTTAAAAACTATTCAGATCAAGAGAAAGGTGCCTATCTAGGCGCGCTGGCCACCATTGCCTCGGCAGACGGAACCGTCACCGAAGACGAGCTGACTTTCTTGCGTTTGCTAGGCGAGGCCGCCGAGCTGCCGGCCAGCTTGGAGCAGGAGGTAGAGTCCATTGCCAAGAACCCTTCCCAGATAAGCCTGCAAAAGTGCCTGGACGTGCTAAAGGCCAGCGACCTGCGCTTCTCTTTTGTGACAGATCTCATCAGCTTCGCGAAGTCTGACGGCGAATACTCACCTGAGGAACAGCA contains the following coding sequences:
- a CDS encoding YafY family protein, producing MDNEALNRFDRIVAMLQHLQSGRTVKAQELADRFQVSLRTVYRDIRSLEASGVPVTGEAGVGYSLLEGYRLPPVMFTHEEAGSFVAAEKLMQKFSDKALGAHFESAMYKVKSVLRGSAKDRVATLEAQIWVDASTQLFNQHTPHALDVLLDSMAEKKQVAMQYQAFSSEEPTERLIEPVGLFHENNFWYIMGYCHLRADYRQFRTDRMLQIKLTDRPFSKEHGPLSDYRKPKALSEKMKVVLRVEKQFAKYIQTSRTYYGFTSEKPDGDYVVMTFLTEPHCEGFARWFLMFGDCAQILEPESLKEQVSDIIAKVQASLQVTPEPVLI